A window of the Streptomyces luomodiensis genome harbors these coding sequences:
- a CDS encoding MFS transporter: protein MTESIVERGAPVAGSGVHPKAKAAIRSGVLAYFVDQFDIYLPIVALAPAGAYFQSTGIDAGTAALLNAFVFAATLIARPLGAAIFGHFADTRGRRTSTLVAVAGFGVTTALIAALPGYETIGMASAGLLIALRFLDGIFLGGEYTTAVPLAMEWSPRRHRGLVSGSITCTSPGAYAVVAAITLILLSVMPSAGVHSAYAQWGWRIPFAVGALLAVVLFRAYRREVEEPATERTRTGSPLPLLFKGEHRSTMVQVFVLMTGTWLATNAGIAVLPGLLTSHAGLTGRQVSVTMMVATAVTAATYPLFGLLSQRIGRRRFFIGYGLSVVVIGAPSYVLAMSVGNALGAVLLASTLVVVFTIGTFGPIAAYLTERFPDSLRASGYGVGYSLALIIPAFYALYLDGISHLLPGHLAPVVLVVVAGLLISGGAAAGPETKDVAMGRDTVGGSDGDEGVLSGA, encoded by the coding sequence ATGACCGAATCCATCGTCGAACGCGGGGCTCCGGTGGCCGGATCCGGCGTTCACCCCAAGGCCAAGGCCGCGATCCGCAGCGGTGTGCTCGCCTACTTCGTCGACCAGTTCGACATCTACCTGCCGATCGTGGCGCTCGCCCCGGCCGGCGCCTACTTCCAGTCGACGGGGATCGACGCGGGCACCGCCGCGCTGCTCAACGCGTTCGTCTTCGCCGCGACGCTCATCGCCCGCCCCCTCGGTGCCGCGATCTTCGGGCATTTCGCCGACACCCGCGGGCGCCGCACGAGCACGCTTGTCGCGGTCGCCGGGTTCGGCGTCACCACGGCGCTGATCGCGGCGCTGCCCGGGTACGAAACGATCGGCATGGCGTCGGCGGGGCTGCTCATCGCCCTGCGTTTCCTCGACGGCATCTTCCTCGGCGGGGAGTACACGACGGCGGTGCCGCTGGCCATGGAGTGGAGCCCCCGCCGGCACCGCGGCCTCGTGTCGGGCAGTATCACCTGCACCTCACCAGGCGCGTACGCCGTGGTCGCGGCCATCACGTTGATCCTGCTGTCGGTGATGCCCTCGGCCGGGGTGCACTCGGCCTACGCGCAGTGGGGCTGGCGGATCCCGTTCGCCGTCGGCGCCCTCCTCGCGGTGGTGCTCTTCCGGGCCTACCGCCGGGAAGTGGAGGAGCCCGCGACCGAGCGCACCCGCACCGGCTCGCCACTGCCGCTGCTGTTCAAGGGCGAACACCGGTCCACCATGGTGCAGGTCTTCGTCCTGATGACCGGCACCTGGCTGGCCACCAACGCCGGGATCGCGGTCCTGCCCGGACTGCTGACGTCACATGCCGGGCTGACCGGGCGGCAGGTGTCGGTGACGATGATGGTCGCCACCGCCGTCACCGCCGCGACCTATCCGCTGTTCGGGCTGCTTTCCCAACGGATCGGACGCCGGAGGTTCTTCATCGGGTACGGCCTGTCCGTCGTCGTGATCGGCGCACCGTCCTATGTCCTGGCCATGTCGGTCGGGAACGCGCTCGGCGCCGTCCTGCTCGCGAGCACGCTGGTCGTGGTCTTCACCATCGGCACCTTCGGTCCGATCGCGGCGTACCTCACCGAGCGTTTTCCGGACAGTCTGCGGGCCAGCGGCTACGGGGTCGGATACAGCCTCGCGCTGATCATCCCCGCGTTCTACGCCCTCTACCTGGACGGGATTTCCCACCTCCTGCCCGGACACCTGGCGCCGGTGGTGCTGGTCGTCGTGGCCGGTCTGCTCATCAGCGGCGGGGCGGCCGCCGGGCCGGAGACCAAGGACGTCGCCATGGGCCGCGATACGGTGGGTGGATCAGATGGCGATGAGGGAGTTCTCAGTGGCG